In Macaca mulatta isolate MMU2019108-1 chromosome 16, T2T-MMU8v2.0, whole genome shotgun sequence, the sequence AGGGAGTGAACCTGTTTCCATAGACCATTAGGACAGAAGTGtcttcttggagactttgttttcCGTGCATCTGTATATAATGGTCTGTGTGAAGGGAGGACTTTCCTCTTGTTCCACTCAATAGTAGTGTTTCTTGGTTTCTGATTCAACCATAGATGAAAGGACTCTACCGTCGGGTGCCACCTCTTCAATAATTGTCTTGATTACCCTGGTTTTGTTAGTATCTGAGtgaatgatgaaaaaaaaaattacacagtcTGTAGGGATCCTTAGCAATTAACAAGCAAATActgtaaaaagaaggaaatttcaaCTTTACATTGCtaagtccaaaaaaaaaatgcttaaggtATAACATTTTGACCATGCCATTTTTCACAGTTGGTGTTGAGTAGTTTGTGAACAAATGCAAAGGGAACCGTCtctaagatttttaattttttaaaacaactccATAGAGCTTAAAGCGCAAAAAAACCATTACAGGAAGTTAAAACTAATTCTGATTACCCCAGCTAGTTTCTGCTGACCTTGGTCCCTTAGATGAAGACTCGCCCACGGACCCAGAAGAGGAGGACTTGTGGCCTCCGCCGGAGCTGCCGCCGCCGAAGCCGCCGCCCGAGCTGCCGCCGCCACCGGAACTTCCTCCGTGGCCGCCGCCGGAGCTTCCGCCCCCGTAGCCGCCGCTGGAGCTTCCACCCCCGTAGCCGCCGCCGGAGCTTCCGCCGCCGGAGCTTCCGCCTCCGTAGCCGCCGCCGGAACTACCACCGTGGCCGCCGCCGTAACCGCCGCCGGAGCTTCCTCCTCCGTAACCGCCGCCGGAGCTTCCTCCTCCGTAGCCGCCGCCGTAACTTCCGCCGCCGCGTCCACCGCCTCCGGAACTAAACGGGGTGAGGTCACATTCGGTTATCTCTAACGTTGGAAAACGGTAGGTAGCTTTCCAGTTGccattaatttagaaaataagcaaaacatgtcttgagaaaataaaaccctgccaggtatatattttaaaaccctgCCAGGTGTGTATTTTAAAACCCATCCTTTGAAAACACTTTTGTGTACACAGAACTCTTAAGAATCATTTTGGGCCAtattcatgagaaagtgagattGCGGTTGCGTACTCCTTTTTCTGTACCCTAccccctctcttcccttcctcttacTCCCTGGCATCTTCTTGGGGTTTAGATAAGCCTTGCTATCTGGAATATTGAATAAAAGAAACTGCgataacttttcattttaaaatttaccttcCCTCTCCTTCTAGCAGGCTGCGGTAGGTTTGAATTTCATTCTCCAGTCGGATCTTAATATCCAGGAGTTGCTGGTATTCAGTATTCTGGCACTCGGTTTCAGCTCGAATCTGTTGCAGCTGTTCTTCCAGAGCGGAGATCTGGGCCTGAATCTGTGAGAGCTGCACACAGTAGCGACCTTCTGTTTCTGCCAAGGAGGCTTCCAGGGATTGTTTCTGAAACGAATTTTTTTTGTGGCTTAGCGACTTACTTGTTCAATTGAGTATAGTGAAACTTACTTGTTTAGTAAGGCCTTGTAtagaagaataagaaaatgaacagaatttgttttatgtttaatgGCACCATTTCAGTTTCAGCACTTTTAGACCAATGCTAGTAGTACTTTTCCTCCTTTAACATAGagctttactttttctctttcttacctcCAACTCTGCATTTTTCTGTTGCATTGCATATTCTTAGGTGAGCATGAAACTTTGTATGATAAAATTGAAGTCATTTCGTGAGAGTTAACATACCAGGGCCAGTTGGGACTGTAGTTCTATCTCCAGAGCTTGTACAGTACGTCTCAATTCAGTAATCTCGGATTTATGGCTGGACATCTGTTCAATGTTACTATCAATTTCTGTAGTCAGTTCCTTGCTCTAGAGTATTAAAAACAGggaaaaagatgaggaaattcTGAAATGATAAAACCACCATGAGTTTCACTATAAAGGAAGATTAATTTACCTTTTCGTTGAACCAGGCTTCAGCATCTTTGCGGTTTTGTTCAGCAAGTTGTTCATATTGGCTTCTCATGTTATTCAGAAGTTGAGTCAGATCAACACCGGGGGCAGCATTCATTTCCACATTCACATCACCAGTGGACACATTTCGAAGGTCTTTCATTTCCTGTTTGAGGAACAGAAAGATTTAATGGCTACACGAGGACCATAATGAACTCTCTTTGGCTGGGAAAAGTGTAACTTTTGTGTCACCTCCTCGTGGTTCTTCTTCAAATAGGCCAGCTCTTCAGTCAGGCTCTCAATCTGCATCTCCAGGTCAGCCTTGGTCAGGGTCAGCTCATCCAGCACCCTACGCAGTCCGTTGATGTCAGCCTCCACGCTCTGGCGCAGAGCTACCTCATTCTCATACCTGAAACAAGCATGATATCAATACTGAATATAACTTATATAGGGGAGATGTATCTGGGCAGAGACTGTTAAAAAGCAAATACATAGTTGATCTCATGTCATGGCAGTATTTGTCATGTACAGTTCACTTAGGAGTAATAGTGGTTTAATGGAAAAAAGCTTAACAGTTACTTTAAAATGAGTTTTCCTCCTTTAATATTGCCAAAAATGTAATACTGACATGGAAAATTTCTCAGATAACTCCAATACTATTTAACTTTGGGTGaattcaggaaaatgtaaatgcTATTGTGGGCATCCCAAGTCAGGTTAAAAACGACTGATGTATTCGTTGTGATAGTATTATACAATGATCGCTTAACTTACTTCAGCCTGAAGTCGTCAGCTGCCAGCCTGGCATTGTCTATCTGAAGCAGGATATTGGCGTTATCAGTTGTTAGGTTGAGGATCTGGAGGGAGAGGCACGGTTACTTAAGAAGAGGTCAGATGCAGATACGGCTTTTGTAGTGGCGTAGATGAACTCTGCAGTTTTATGTTGTTCTCTtacaaaatcttttattttaaatatgagataTTGCAGGCTTACCCATATACTTAGCTTTGAATTATTTGTTCTCTTGGAATTTCTCCAGTCTTGTATTTTTGTATACAAATTATTCCTTTCTGAAAACTAACTGGAATTATATAGATGTATTCCTGTAAGTGTGCCCTCCTCTTTTAGACTATGTGATTTCCATGTATTTCAGCCATGCTTTGGCTGACTCACACCTGCATTTGTTTAACTCATGATAAATACTAATAAATAAGTATGCTCTGAACTGGTACACAATGGGTACAATTCAGAAATTCCTTAGAGGCAAGCAGTATCCCACTTTCATActagaaaattcatttttctcaCCATGTTGGTACTGAATATGGCTTGTTATCAGTCTGAATAACATTTTGTCCTGATtcatttcatgatttctttttcagtttctacATTTGTAAATGACTTAGCATATTTTAACTGTGGACTCATTGTATGCTCATTAAAACCTCAAAAGTTCTTAGTAATCTGCCATCCTCTTAAGACAAGCAGCACACATGCTGGATGAAGATTGCCATGACCATACTTTCACAGATGTTTATCTTTGATGAGACTGGGTTATTTTTGAAGCAAGAAAGTAACATAGGTAAACATAAGGAACAGCCACATTGTGCTTAATTTAAGATTCATCTGTCTGGATTTCATGGACAAGATACTTAAAGCtggatttaaaaatatctcttacCTGATTTTTAAGGTCATCGATGGTTTTGTAGTATTTGCTGTAGTCACGAGGCTGCCCCTGGTGTGAGTTGCCATGCTTTTCATACCACTCCTTGATTTTGCCTTCCAGCTCATAGTTTGATTCTTCCAGAGCCCGAACTTTGTCCAAGTAGGAAGCCAGGCGGTCATTCAGATTCTGCATGGTTACTTTTTCATTTCCGGAGAGAAGGCCACCATCTCCTCCAAATCCACCACCAAAGCCTCCTCCAAAGCCACCTCCACCAAAGCTGCCCCCACCGAAGCTGCCACCTCCAAAGCTGCCCCCTCCAAAGCTGCCTCCATAACCCCCACCAAAGCTGCTACTTCCATAGCCTCCACCAAAGCTACCTCCACCAAAACCTAATCCTCCATAGCCACCTGATGAGCCCCCAAAGCAGCCCCCACCAGAGCTCCCACGGCTAAAAGAGCCACTACTAAACCCCCCTGAGCTAAATCCTCCACCAAGGGAGCCTTTGCTGCTCGAAATTCTTAGGGAtgatcctcctcctcctcctcctccacctcctccactgcGGGAGGAAGAATAGTGCTTGCTTGAGCTGTATCGAACAGACATGGTGATGCTGTTTAGCCCAGGGAGTGCCTGCTACCAAGGACAGTGACAAGCCTTTATGTATATACTGACAGGGTGTGTCCATATGTGTTAGAGTTTGCTTACTTGcatggttttctttttgcctacTTAGCATCTTTGGCTTATGATTGCATAAATTATCTTCAGTAATAACCAATCCCAATATGTACAATTTTGAATTTGCCCGAAGAATAAACAGGAGGTTTGCTATGTTGAAATTGAAAATGGGTGGAGTTCAGATGAGCATGTTTTATTATGCCTTTCACCTGTTGAAGAACATTGAGCAACTGTTAAGATCCATTTTTCTCAGCACTAATTCAGGTTGCATAGAATGTTTGCAAAGTTTGGGGAAAAATTTCAGCTACAAAATTATAGTTAAGATTTTTCAAATTCATGTTTTAAACAGTTTTAATTGGAACAACAAACAGCATAAAGTCTGGCAGAATCATGCTCTAATAAGGTTCTTGTAGACAACTGTAgggaatcaaaaagaaaaaaattctaaaaatttaacTAGCATCAATAGTTGccatatataaaacattaaaaccatAAAACCACAATTTAGGAGATTGTGTTTGTAGGGgatcttttaatttatttggcAAATGAGAGTATATTGATATTTTGCCTAAGAAAGTGGAAGTaatgattttagaattttctaaTTAATGATGACATtatttttagcattaaaaaatctga encodes:
- the KRT10 gene encoding keratin, type I cytoskeletal 10 isoform X1, with the protein product MSVRYSSSKHYSSSRSGGGGGGGGGGSSLRISSSKGSLGGGFSSGGFSSGSFSRGSSGGGCFGGSSGGYGGLGFGGGSFGGGYGSSSFGGGYGGSFGGGSFGGGSFGGGSFGGGGFGGGFGGGFGGDGGLLSGNEKVTMQNLNDRLASYLDKVRALEESNYELEGKIKEWYEKHGNSHQGQPRDYSKYYKTIDDLKNQILNLTTDNANILLQIDNARLAADDFRLKYENEVALRQSVEADINGLRRVLDELTLTKADLEMQIESLTEELAYLKKNHEEEMKDLRNVSTGDVNVEMNAAPGVDLTQLLNNMRSQYEQLAEQNRKDAEAWFNEKSKELTTEIDSNIEQMSSHKSEITELRRTVQALEIELQSQLALKQSLEASLAETEGRYCVQLSQIQAQISALEEQLQQIRAETECQNTEYQQLLDIKIRLENEIQTYRSLLEGEGSSGGGGRGGGSYGGGYGGGSSGGGYGGGSSGGGYGGGHGGSSGGGYGGGSSGGGSSGGGYGGGSSSGGYGGGSSGGGHGGSSGGGGSSGGGFGGGSSGGGHKSSSSGSVGESSSKGPRSAETSWDTNKTRVIKTIIEEVAPDGRVLSSMVESETKKHYY
- the KRT10 gene encoding keratin, type I cytoskeletal 10 isoform X2; its protein translation is MSVRYSSSKHYSSSRSGGGGGGGGGGSSLRISSSKGSLGGGFSSGGFSSGSFSRGSSGGGCFGGSSGGYGGLGFGGGSFGGGYGSSSFGGGYGGSFGGGSFGGGSFGGGSFGGGGFGGGFGGGFGGDGGLLSGNEKVTMQNLNDRLASYLDKVRALEESNYELEGKIKEWYEKHGNSHQGQPRDYSKYYKTIDDLKNQILNLTTDNANILLQIDNARLAADDFRLKYENEVALRQSVEADINGLRRVLDELTLTKADLEMQIESLTEELAYLKKNHEEEMKDLRNVSTGDVNVEMNAAPGVDLTQLLNNMRSQYEQLAEQNRKDAEAWFNEKSKELTTEIDSNIEQMSSHKSEITELRRTVQALEIELQSQLALKQSLEASLAETEGRYCVQLSQIQAQISALEEQLQQIRAETECQNTEYQQLLDIKIRLENEIQTYRSLLEGEGSSGGGGRGGGSYGGGYGGGSSGGGYGGGSSGGGYGGGHGGSSGGGYGGGSSGGGSSGGGYGGGSSSGGYGGGSSGGGHGGSSGGGGSSGGGFGGGSSGGGHKSSSSGSVGESSSKGPRY